Genomic segment of Myxococcus stipitatus:
ATGGGCAAGGGCACCGGCTGGGTGACGGCGGAGTACGGGATGCTGCCGCGCGCCACGCACTCGCGCAGCCAGCGTGAGGCGGCGAAGGGGAAGCAGACGGGCCGCACGATGGAGATTCAGCGCCTCATCGGCCGCTCGCTCCGCGCGGCGGTGGACCTGTCGACGCTGGGGACCCGGACGCTGACCCTGGACTGTGACGTGCTGCAGGCCGACGGTGGGACGCGCACGGCGTCGATTACGGGAGCGTATGTGGCGCTGGTGCTCGCGCTTCGCTCGCTCCAGAAGCAGGGCGTCATCAGCAAGATGCCCAAGCTGACGCCGATGGCGGCGGTGTCCGTGGGCGTGGTGGGCGGCGAGGTGCGCGTGGACCTGGACTACGAGGAGGACTCGAAGGCGGACGTCGACCTGAACATCGTGGCGACGGGGGATGGGCGGATGGTGGAGGTGCAGGGGACGGCGGAGCACCAGCTGTTCGACCGCAAGACGCTGGACGCGATGCTCGACGGGGGCCTGGCCGCCATCCAGCAGCTCGTGGCCGCGCAGGCGAAGGTGTTGGAATGACGGCGGCCAAGGCAAAGCTGCTCTTCGCCACCTCGAACAAGGGGAAGCTGCGCGAACTGCGGGAGCTGGTGGGGGACTCGGTGGAGGTCGTGTCTCTGGCGGACCTGCCGCCCGTGCCCGAGCCCGAGGAGGACGGGGACACGTTCGAGGCGAACGCCGTGAAGAAGGCCCTGGAGTACGCGAAGGCGACGGGGCTGCCGGCGCTGGCGGATGACTCGGGGCTGTGCGTGGACGCGCTGGACGGGCGGCCCGGGGTGTTGTCCGCGAGGTATGCGCCGGGGGACGACAAGGCCCGCTACGAGAAGCTGCTGGTGGAGCTGGCGGGGGTGCCGGACGCGAAGCGCGGGGCGTCGTTCCGGTGCGCGCTGGCGCTGGTGTGGCCTGATGGACGGACCCACGTGGAGGAGGGGCGCTGCGAGGGCCGCATCGGGCACGAGGCCCGGGGCACGCATGGCTTCGGATATGACCCCGTCTTCATGTTTCCGGACACTGGCCGGTCCATGGCCGAGCTGACGTCCGAGGAGAAGTCGGCGGTTTCACACCGGGGCGCGGCTTTCCGGAAGATGAAGTCCCGGCTGTTGGAATTGGAGAAGGGCCACTGAGTGAAGGCGTCAGGCACGTTGCTCTTGCGCGTCCGTGCGCGATGGTTCAACAATGCCGGACTCTACTTCTCGGGGCGTAGCGCAGCCTGGTAGCGCACCTGCCTTGGGCGCAGGGGGTCGGAGGTTCGAATCCTCTCGCCCCGACTTGAAGTAAAGCAGTGGAATCAGAGCGGGTGGCCCAACCAGCTCCAGTAGCTCAGCTGGATAGAGCACCGGCCTTCTAAGCCGGGGGTCGCAGGTTCGAGTCCTGCCTGGGGCGCTGCCCAACCCACTGGACCCGCTCGGGAACTGGCCCCCTCCCCATCCGGGTGGGGGCTGTGTCCGTCCTCTCAGACGCCAATCATTGAGCAGCGCCCGCCCGAATCACGCGAGGCCGCGGTGCGCTCACGAGAGGCGAGTGCCACCGGGGAAACCACCGCTGTCGCCGTGGTTCCGCCCGGCTGTCGGTCCGCGACTGCTGCCATTGCTCCCGTCCCTGACGTGGAACGGCGCAAGGGCTGAGTGCTTCGGCCTGCTACGGCCGCCCGTGGGCGTGATCCGATTCGGTGGACAGGTTGACTATGCCGCTGCCCTTTCGAACTCGGCCGGTGCAGCGTAGCCGATTGCCGAGTGCATGCGCTGCTGGTTGTAGAAGACCTCGATGTAGTCGAACAACTTCACCTTCGCGTCATTGGGGCTCTCGAAAATCTCTCCCAGCTCGTTCTTGAGCGTGCTGAACCAACTCTCCATAGCCGCGTTGTCGTAGCAGTTACCGCGTCGGCTCATGCTGCAGACGATGCCGTGTCGTTCGAGGACGCGTTGGTAGTCCTCACTCGCGTACGTGCTCCCCTGGTCGGTGTGGTGCAAGAGACCTTCGGCCGGGCATCGACGGCGTAGCGCCATGTCGAGCGCCTTGAGCGTCAAGTGCCTGTCGTTCACCGCGCTGAGAGCCCAGCCCACGACGAAGCGTGAATAGAGGTCGATGATGGCCGCCAGGAAGAGCCTGCCTCCGGGGATGGACAGCTGCGTGGTGTCTCCTACCCAGCGCTCATTCGGGCGTTGGGCGGTGAAGCGCCTGTCGAGCAGATTGCCCGCCACTGGCTGCTGGTGCTCGCTCATCGTCGTGCCGCGGTAGCGTCGGCGCATTCGGCCCGCCAACTTCTCCTCTCGCATGAGACGGATGACGCGATTGCGGCCGACACGGACTCCTTGGTTGTGCAGGGCCCGGTGGATGCGCGGGCTGCCGTAGGTACAGCGGCCCTTCTGGTGGGCCTCATGCACCAGCACCTTCAGCCGGGCGTCCTCCCGCTCTCGCGGACTCTCGGGCCTCCGCCTCCATGCGTAGAAGCCTGAACGCGACACCTGCAGCATCCGGCACAGCCAGCTGACGGAGAAGTGGGCCTGCTCCGCACGGATGAACTCGAACTTCACCCGTTCTCCTTCGCGGTGTAGGCCACCCATTTTTTTAGCAGCGTCCGCTCCATTTCCAGCTCGCGCACCTGCTTGCGCAGCTTCGTGAGCTCCTGCCGCTCCGCACTCGTCAGTGCTCCAGGTTTGCCCTGGCCTTTGTCGGCCCGCGCCTGGTCCACCCACATCCTCAACGCCGACAGCGTCAAGTCCAGGTCCCTTGCCACCTGGGACGTCGTCTTGCCTTCCTCCAGCACCAGCCTCACGGCCCCCGCCTTGAACTCCTCCGTGTAGCTACGCCGGGGACGTCTCGGCTTCTTCATTTCCATCATGTCGGACACCGTACCTGCCTCTTCCTTGGTGTCCACTGATGCGGATCACGCCCACCGAGGCCTAGAAACAGGACCAGCGCTTCACGCCGCAGCGGCACCTCCCCACGCTGCCGTTGGCCCTGCAGCACGGAGTCTCGTACCCGGGCATGGCGCATTCCAGGGTGTCCTGGCTCGCACAGCTGAAGTAGTTGCACGTGGGGCAGGCGTAGAAGGTTCCGTCGCAGGTCACGCCTTGCCCATTCACCGCGGAGCAATTCGTGGTCCCCGTCGGGCAACTGACGGACCCCGCCGCGCAGGAGGCGGTACACGCCGAGAGCTCCTCCGACGACGTGCTCATCTCCTCGCCCGGGTCAGCGACCTCGGCGGGCGCTTCGCCACAGCCAACTGCGAGCGCGGTGATGCAGGCCAACAGCAACAGGTTGAACTTCTTCATGGGGGACCTCGTCTCTGGTGGGGCTGTGCGAGCGATGCGCGACCGGGCTTCCAGTATCTTCTGTAATTCAAGAGGCAGTAGCAACTTGAGAGGAGATAGCCGTGTCAGGACAAAGGTCGTGGTCTCGGATGGCAGCTTTCGGGACGAGACGGTGTGTCGAGCCTTAACACTTGTTGCGACTGATGCCCCATTTGATGTCTCGACAAGATGGCCGATGGTTGCGTCTGAAGACTCCAATGTGATTGGGAGAGACACAATGCGTGGGCCGAAGCTGTTCTTGCTTGTGACGCCGCTGCTCGTTGTTTTGGGTATGAAAGACGCGAATGGCCATTTCGAGATGGCCCCTGCCCCGGTGGCGACCGGTTTCTGGCTCTGGGAAACGAACATGGAGTGGTGTAACTATTTCGGAGCCCAGCTCTTTATCAATGACTTCAATGGTGATGGCATGGCGGACCTGCTGTGTCATGACTGGCTCTCGGGGGACAAGCGCATCGCCTTTGCGCGGGCTCCCGATGGGCATTTCGTCGGGAATGACTGGCAGGTCCCCATGGGGTGGTGCAATCGACAGGGGAGCCAGCTCGCCACGGGGGACTTCGACGGAGACGGCCGCGCGGACATGCTCTGCCATGACTCGATTACGGGGGAGAAGTGGATCGCCTTTGCCCGTCCGGGTGGGTACTTTGTCGGGACGGATTGGTATCAGGACATGAAGTGGTGCAACCGTCTCTCCGCGCGATTCTCCGTCGGCGACTTCAACGGCGATGGCCGGACGGACATGTTCTGCTACGACGTCAGCAGCGGAGCAAAGCTGTTCGCCTATTCCGCATTCTGAGCGTGTTCAGACGCGCGGCTGATGACGACCCTGTGCGAGCGGGGCCGTGTGGCGAGCTTCCGCCTTCAGTCGGGTCAGCTGCCGCTGGAGGCGCCACATCACGCCGATGCACAACGCGGTGACAAGTGCGAAGAGCGTGGCGTGCGCGACGTGGGTCATCATGCGTGTGAAGCTGCTGATGTGCATGAGTTCGCTGAGCTGGCGCATCAGCTGATAGCCCGTGCCGACCGTGAGGCTGATCAGTCCCATGAACCACCATGCGCGTATCAAATGGGCTCGGGAGGTCTCGCCACCCATGTCTCGCCAGAGGTCACGAAGCAGCTGATAGGGTTTGAAGAGATTCAGCCCTGGGATGAACCAGCCGAGGAGGGCCCAGCGAGGCGAGGCCCGGCTGGCGTCGAGCGCGCTCGCGAGCTGGAATGCCTTGTATTGCCACGTCAGGAAACCCACCACGCCGAGGAGTGTCGTCGCGACCATGAGCGCGCGGAGGATTCCGATGGCGGTGCCATACGCGACCAGGGTATCCGTCTTCGTCAAGCCCAGGCCTTCGAGGAATGGGTAGAGCCAGAGCTTCACGGCGAGGAGGGTGAGCTCGGCCGCGGCATGCAGGGCGATGGCCCCGGTGGCGACGACGGCCCATCTGCGGGCGGAGGGCAAGAGCCGTTGCCTCACCGCCGCGCGGCAGGCGTCGCACGTCCGCGCGTTGTGTTCCTTGCAGTGCTCACAGACGAAGCTCCCGCAGCGAGTGCAGACCTCCTCGGCTGGCCGGTCCGGATGATGAGCGCATGCGGCATCGACAGGGAGGCTGGCTGGCGTCGTCTGCATGGAAAGGGGGCCGGGGTGGGGTGTGGAGGTCGCTGCGGGAATCCACGCAAGAATGCGTGTTTTGACCGGGCGGGAGATGGGAGCGGGGGAGTTGCTCGGCCCATTCTGTTCAATACAAGACCAAGAGAGGTCGGGTCTCGACGTGAGACCACGGCGGTAGACGCAACGCATCCACGCTGGGGGGCGTGGGCGAGCGAGGCCTGGTGCTTCATCGCCCATGAATCGGTTTGAAGGTGTTGTTACTTCTTCTCGGGCGTCGACCAGTGCGTGGCCGTCGCCTTCACGATGAAGTCAGCCACCAGCTTCCGGAGCAGATGGATGTTGTTCAGCTCCACGGGCTCGGCCAGGAGAATCACCTCGGACTGACCCTTTGGCGCTGAGAGGCTCTCCTCCGCCCCAGGATTTCTTGAGACACCTCTCTGGGGGATAACCTCCCCCGCGTGAGGTGGATGTGAAGAAGGGGCAGAAGCAGGGCAGGACGGCGGAGCGCGGTCGGTTTTCGGCGAAGCGCAAGAAGGAGGCGGTGCTTCGTCTGCTCAAGGGCGAGGAGCTCGACGCGCTCTCACGGGAGTTGGGCGTCACCGCTGCGGTGCTCAGCGAGTGGCGAGAGAAGTTCCTGGCGGGAGCTGAGGCCAACCTCAAGAGTCGTGAGCCCGAGCCAGCGGACGACGAGGTGCTGCGGCTCAAGGCCATGGTGGGCGAGCTGATGATGAAGAACGAGCTGCTCGCCGAGAAGGCCCGGCTGCTGGAGGGCAACGCGCCGGGTTTTCCCTGGAGGAAGTCGAGAGGATGAGCGCCCAGCTCTCGCCTTCCAGCGGCAAGCAGTACGGGCTGGCGCTCGTGACGGCCACCTGGCGCGTGCCGCGTGCCACGGTGTACCGGCACCGCGCCCGCCGTCAGGCCGCGGCTCCTCCGGCGGCCCGGCGAGGCCCTAGGACGGCGCTGACGGACGAGGCGCTGCTCAAGGCCATCTGCGGCGTGCTGGCCCTCTCGCCCTTCCTGGGCGAGGGGCACCGCAAGGTGTGGGCGCGGCTGCGTGCCCGGGGCGTGCGCACCTCGAAGGCCCGCTGCCTTCGGCTGATGCGTCAGGCGGGGCTGCTGGCCCCATGCCGTGCCCGCCGGGTGCTGGGCCCGCGCCACCACGACGGCACCATCACCACCGCCAAGCCCGACGTCATGTGGGGCACTGACGCCACCTGCACGATGACGGCGCTGGAGGGCCAGGCCACCGTCTTCATCGCCGTCGACCACTCCACCGCCGAGTGTGTCGGCATCCACGCGGCCAAGGTAGGAAATCGTTTCGAGGCCCTCGAGCCCATTCGCCAGGGCGTCAAGGCTCGCTTCGGTGCGTACGGCAAGGGCCTGGCCTCGGGGCTGACCGTCCGCCATGACAACGGCAGCCAGTACACCTCCGACGCCTTCCAGAACGAGCTGCGCTTCCTGGGCGCCGAGTCCAGTCCGTCCTTCGTCCGCAGCCCCGAGGGCAACGGGTGCGCCGAGCGCTTCATCCGCACCCTCAAGGAGCAACTGCTCTGGGTGCGCACCTTCGCAACCGTCGAGGAACTCCGGCGGGCCCTGCTGGAGTGGGCCCACCGCTACAACGAACACTGGCTGCTGGAGCGCCACAACTTCCTCTCGCCGAGTCAGGCCCGGCGAGAGCTGATGCAGTCGAAGCAGGCGGCCTGATTACGACCAACCTGGTGTCTCAACAATCCGGTGCGATACACAACCTCGCCATGAGGTCCTTCAAATCTTCCGTTGCCATGTGGTGATTCCCCCTCTGCACGTATGCTCAGCGCGCGATACGGGAGAATCAACGGCAAACCCTGCGGAGCGCATTGCTTCGCATGTAAGATGGACGGTCATTCGTTGCAGGACGAGCCGCCGCCAGCGTCGCCGCAAGATGAATCTCCAGGGGACAGGTCGCTGACGTCGCCCAGCTCGACGGGGATGTGGGCCTCCTCGAATGACTTCGTGCCGATGCGCGCGGGACGAGTGTTCCGCGGAGCGCGTCCCCAGAGAAGGACTGTGAGCAGCTTCCACCCACCTAGCATCACGGGCAGCCCGAGGCTGAGGAACAGAACCACGAAGGGGACTCTGCCCAGTTTCAGCAAGCCGAGCCCGCTCGCACCCAGCAGCGATATCAGCCCTCCCGCGTACAGGGAGATGATTGTTTCCAATCCAGAGGTGAATCGAGCTTGCCCACCTGCGGCTGCGTTCCTGTGGGGCTTGCGTGAGAGGACTGACATCCGTGTGCTCCGCCAGAGAGGTGCTCGGTGTCCTCGTGTGCCGCAATGCACACGGGGTGGCGGTCTGTTGCGCGGGATGCAGGTCTCCTGTCGCGTGTCCTCGAAATGCCTGGGGGGAGCCCTGGAGGATGGCTGGAGCCCAGGGACTCGAACGGGGCCGTGCCCTACAGTCCTCCGCGGAGATTGGACTGGACGACGAACGTGAAGTGGCTTCCCCCTGCCTTGGCCCATCGGACGAGCCAGTCCCCGGTGTAGTCGCCGGACACGAGCAGGTGGCCGCCATGCTCGCGAGCCATGAGCGCGAGTCGCTCCACGTCACCGGGAGGGAACCGGTCATGGAGGTGGACGTTTGCTCCCGCCTTGAGAATCTCCTGGATGGATTCGAAGGTTGTCCGCATGTGTGGGGTGCTCACTCGTTGGAGTTGCGCTGAAGCGTAGCAGCACTCCGACAGGCGATGTCCCGCTCGAGAGCACTCCCAATACGACAGAAGCCTCCCAGCCCGTGGCCAGGAGGCTTCTTTCACGACACGCTTGTCGACCTAGCAGGTCCGGTCGTAGAGCGCCTTGCAGTGACGGATGGCCTCTTCCACCGTGCAACCCGTGGCAGTGCAGTGCGGCTGGCCCGCGGGGGGCGTACACCAGTTGAGCACCACCCAGCAGGCGAGGGATTCATCGCCGGCGGTGGAGGCAAGTGAGGGCATCTGCTCGCTCTTCTCGGTGCTCCAGGGCTCAACAGACATCTCCTGCTTCTCGGAGATGTGCACGGCCAGACTGCTCTTCGGCGCACCATCCTCTTGGCCCGGGCCACAGGCGGAGATCGAAAGGGTCAGCAGCAGGCCGGTCAGAAACCGCTTCATGAGCATTCCTTGGGTTGGAGGTGCTGTCGCCTTCGCAGGCGCAGGCGAGCTGTGTCTCGCATTTCTGATTGTTGTTCCTTGCGGGTTGTTTGGTCAATGTGTGAGAGAGATTGCTGTGGCGCTGAAGACTTTCATCGGCCGTGGCGTCGCTGTCGCGGCGTCGCGAATGAAGAAGTGCAGGTATGGTGTATGACGGAAAGGTGTCGGGATGGGTGTGGATAGGTGTTGACTGTGAGTCCTGGCTGTGTGGATGCTGTCGGGACGCTCGGGGGGTAGAGACGTCTGGTCAAACACTTCGCAAAGGAACGCATCGCATGAAGACGGAGCGACTCTTCGCTGGAGTTGTCCTGGGAATGGCCCTGTGGCTGGCTGGCTGTGGTGGGCCGACGCTCGAGAACCCTGACCCGGAGGTGCTGGCGGGGCCTGAAGGGGAGGCTGCCCTGAGCCTGTCGGCGTCCGAAGAGGGGCTCTATGAGCCGCCTTGCAACGGCCGGACGATGTGGACCTTCAACTGGTTCAGCGATGCGGCCATGACTGAGCTCGTTGGAGACAAACGGTGTGACTGCAATGGGAGGCGTGCCAGCTGGGGCGTCAGGGGGCGGTACGAAAAGTTCACCGAGGTTGTCTGTTCAAGACAGCCTGAGGGCGTCGTGTCTCCCGACGATGTGAAGCGTTGAGCCAAGCCGGAGATGTCGACGGAGCGGCCCCTGTGTCTGGCTGTCTTTCCGTGACGTGAATGCCGCGCCAGGCCGCGAGACGCCACGAGCGAGCTTCGACCTGGCGCTGGTTCCACCAGCGTGAAGGCGGATGCGCCGCAGCCACGGCGCTCCCTGTAGCAGCCTGTCGCGGCATCGGAGCGCGTGAGTCGGTGGCGTCGGCCGGGTTCGACCGCGCGCCCCCTCCCTCCACCCAGGAAAGGGCGAGGAACGACCGACTGTTGGGAAGTCGGTCAGGAACTCGTCGTCCCTTCGGTCACTCTCGGGGCTCGGGGAGGGCAGGGGGCATGGGGTTGCCCCCTTGTTCAGGGCGCCAATCGACCCACTTCACATTTGGGCCTTGAACTGGCCCTCGCTTCCACGGTAGGGAAAGCGCCGCTTCAAACGCCGTGTCGGTAACGGCGGCCATAGCTCAACTGGTTAGAGCGCTGGACTGTGACTCCAGAGGTTGCCGGTTCGACCCCGGTTGGCCGCCCACTTTCTTCCCCCGAGTAGTTTGCGCTCGTAGCTCAACTGGATAGAGCACTGGGCTTCGAACCCAGGGGTTGGGGGTTCAAGTCCCTCCGAGCGCGCTCTGAAGTCTCTGAAACTCCTCGGGATTTGGCTTCGTCGCCGGAGCCTCCCACGCTGGATTCTCCGGGTCTCCGTCCGCCAAGGGCCGCGTCTCATCGCCGTTTGCGGGCCCCCACCGAAGTCGCTCGACCTTCGGCGGAGGCCCCTCTCAACGGCTCACCCTGTCACGCCTCGTGCGAGGCGCCGTTGCCGCCCTTGTCCGCTGTCGTGGGGACGCGGCAGCGCAGCTCCGTCTCCGCCTCCAGCGCGGTCAGGTTCTCCCGCATCGCCTTCGCCCAGCGCGCCCGGGGCTGCTCCATCAGCTTCTCGTTCGCCAGCTCGATGCTCTCGCTCAGCTCCTCGTCCGAGAGCTCCGACGCCGTCTTCCCCTTATAGGGACCGAACGCCACCAGCACCGCGCTCGGCTTGAGCGGAGGCGTGGCCACCGGCTCCAGCTCCTCCAGTTTCGCGACCTTCTCCGGCGCGGGCACCGTCGGCAGCGCGGGGAACGACGCCTTCACCGGCCCGGGCCTGGCGCCCAGCACCTCATAGGCGCCCCCCACCGGCGTGAGCTCCGCCTGCGCGGACTCGAAGTCCTCCGCGGGCATTTCCTCTCGGACGTACAGCCCGCCGAACGCCTCGGGGTACGCCTTGCGCAACGCCGCCACACGCGCGCACTTCTCGATCATCGTCGTGGGAATCTTCGCCCACAGGGGCGTCTGCTGGACGTAGCCGCTGAAGTCCAGCCACACCACCACCGGCAGCTTCCCGTCCCGGACCACCCGGGACCAGGCCCCCACCAGCGCACCCTTGCGCTTTGCCGGATTGAAGCGATGGACCACCTCGCCTCGCCCCTGGTCCACCACGATGTCGTCCTCCGCGAACACCGCGCTGGCCTGGATGCCCTTGAAGTCCGGGAACCGCTCCGCGCGCGCCAACATGCCGGCCTCGGACGGTTGGAATTCGTACTTCGTCACCCAGTTGGGACGCTCCCGGTTGCCCACGTTCTGCCGCCGGGCCACGCAGAACGCCTCCTTGAGCAGCGGGTCCAGCCCACTGCGCTTGCACTGCTCGATGAAGAGGGCGAACTCGTCCTCGCTGATGCCCCGGGGGCAGATGGTCCGCCGAATCAGCTCCATCCGCTCCCGGCTCCAACCACCCAGCGTCGAGCCCGCGTCTTCCTTGGGGGACATGTTGGCTTCCGTCACTGTCGTCTCCTGCATGCGTCCTGCGCGAAAAGGGCGGACGACCTCCGTCCGCCCGCCTGTGCCTCGGCGGCGCCTCGAGTGTCCCGGACTGTTCGCGAATCCAACCCGCTCTTCCCGTGGAGTGGCCCCAAGCGCAGCCGTGGCCACCATCAACAGGAGGGCGCCAAGACTGTTTCATGCGCCAGGAGGGGGACTCCGCCGCCAGCACGCTGGGCGAGCAACACGGCGCCAGCGGCTCGGACGAATCGCCCCTCGTGCGTTGATCGCTCCGAGGGGAAATCAGCGGGGATCGAAAATACTTTTTGACAGCGTCGCACGGCTTCTGTAGTTACCGCGCCACCTCGCCGTCACGCAGCAGACGGGCCGAGCCGAGTGCCGGGAGCGTAGCTCAATTGGCAGAGCAATGGACTCTTAATCCATAGGTTGTGGGTTCGATTCCCTCCGCTCTCACTCAGGGGCCTCTCCAGAAATGGAGAGGCCCCTTCTTTTTTGGCGCGATCCGCTGGCTGCCCTGCAGCGGACGTTTCGCGGTA
This window contains:
- the rph gene encoding ribonuclease PH, producing MRSFQRGVLDLRPVVLTPGVSRYAEGSVQVEFGHTKVLVTCSTEERVPPHLMGKGTGWVTAEYGMLPRATHSRSQREAAKGKQTGRTMEIQRLIGRSLRAAVDLSTLGTRTLTLDCDVLQADGGTRTASITGAYVALVLALRSLQKQGVISKMPKLTPMAAVSVGVVGGEVRVDLDYEEDSKADVDLNIVATGDGRMVEVQGTAEHQLFDRKTLDAMLDGGLAAIQQLVAAQAKVLE
- a CDS encoding IS3 family transposase (programmed frameshift), encoding MKKPRRPRRSYTEEFKAGAVRLVLEEGKTTSQVARDLDLTLSALRMWVDQARADKGQGKPGALTSAERQELTKLRKQVRELEMERTLLKKLGGLHREGERVKFEFIRAEQAHFSVSWLCRMLQVSRSGFYAWRRRPESPREREDARLKVLVHEAHQKGRCTYGSPRIHRALHNQGVRVGRNRVIRLMREEKLAGRMRRRYRGTTMSEHQQPVAGNLLDRRFTAQRPNERWVGDTTQLSIPGGRLFLAAIIDLYSRFVVGWALSAVNDRHLTLKALDMALRRRCPAEGLLHHTDQGSTYASEDYQRVLERHGIVCSMSRRGNCYDNAAMESWFSTLKNELGEIFESPNDAKVKLFDYIEVFYNQQRMHSAIGYAAPAEFERAAA
- a CDS encoding DUF6289 family protein; this encodes MKTERLFAGVVLGMALWLAGCGGPTLENPDPEVLAGPEGEAALSLSASEEGLYEPPCNGRTMWTFNWFSDAAMTELVGDKRCDCNGRRASWGVRGRYEKFTEVVCSRQPEGVVSPDDVKR
- a CDS encoding DUF4328 domain-containing protein codes for the protein MPSARRWAVVATGAIALHAAAELTLLAVKLWLYPFLEGLGLTKTDTLVAYGTAIGILRALMVATTLLGVVGFLTWQYKAFQLASALDASRASPRWALLGWFIPGLNLFKPYQLLRDLWRDMGGETSRAHLIRAWWFMGLISLTVGTGYQLMRQLSELMHISSFTRMMTHVAHATLFALVTALCIGVMWRLQRQLTRLKAEARHTAPLAQGRHQPRV
- the bet gene encoding phage recombination protein Bet, with protein sequence MSPKEDAGSTLGGWSRERMELIRRTICPRGISEDEFALFIEQCKRSGLDPLLKEAFCVARRQNVGNRERPNWVTKYEFQPSEAGMLARAERFPDFKGIQASAVFAEDDIVVDQGRGEVVHRFNPAKRKGALVGAWSRVVRDGKLPVVVWLDFSGYVQQTPLWAKIPTTMIEKCARVAALRKAYPEAFGGLYVREEMPAEDFESAQAELTPVGGAYEVLGARPGPVKASFPALPTVPAPEKVAKLEELEPVATPPLKPSAVLVAFGPYKGKTASELSDEELSESIELANEKLMEQPRARWAKAMRENLTALEAETELRCRVPTTADKGGNGASHEA
- a CDS encoding XTP/dITP diphosphatase — its product is MTAAKAKLLFATSNKGKLRELRELVGDSVEVVSLADLPPVPEPEEDGDTFEANAVKKALEYAKATGLPALADDSGLCVDALDGRPGVLSARYAPGDDKARYEKLLVELAGVPDAKRGASFRCALALVWPDGRTHVEEGRCEGRIGHEARGTHGFGYDPVFMFPDTGRSMAELTSEEKSAVSHRGAAFRKMKSRLLELEKGH
- a CDS encoding VCBS repeat-containing protein is translated as MRGPKLFLLVTPLLVVLGMKDANGHFEMAPAPVATGFWLWETNMEWCNYFGAQLFINDFNGDGMADLLCHDWLSGDKRIAFARAPDGHFVGNDWQVPMGWCNRQGSQLATGDFDGDGRADMLCHDSITGEKWIAFARPGGYFVGTDWYQDMKWCNRLSARFSVGDFNGDGRTDMFCYDVSSGAKLFAYSAF